The Seleniivibrio woodruffii genome contains a region encoding:
- the hcp gene encoding hydroxylamine reductase, producing the protein MFCFQCQETAKGTGCTVQGVCGKKEDTAGLQDLLVYILKGLAVVSEEAKARGIKTESNGLFVCQALFATITNANFDNDRIIELIGDAMARRDALKAELSIAGGIDCVTWKGSVADYPAKAASVGVLSQANEDVRSLRELLIYGLKGMAAYTEHAAMLGFQKQEIYDFMSAALASTTKDLSVDEMVGMVMKCGEVAVTAMALLDEANTSTYGNPEITQVNIGVRQNPGILISGHDLKDMEELLKQTEGTGVDVYTHSEMLPANYYPAFKKYKHFVGNYGNAWWEQAKEFESFNGAILMTTNCITPVKDSYKDRFFTTGMAGWPGCTHIGDRPEGGAKDFSAVIVKAKTCKPPVEIETGSIVGGFAHAQVMALADKVVDAVKSGAVKRFVVMAGCDGRHKTREYFSQVAEALPKDMIILTAGCAKYRYNKLPLGDIGGIPRVLDAGQCNDSYSLAFIALKLKEVFGLKDINELPISYDIAWYEQKAVVVLLALLFLGVKGIRLGPTLPGFLSPNVAKVLVENFNIRPIGSVADDVAAITAGR; encoded by the coding sequence CAGTGTCAGGAGACAGCGAAAGGCACCGGATGTACTGTTCAGGGTGTCTGCGGAAAAAAAGAAGACACCGCAGGACTGCAGGATCTTCTGGTCTACATTCTTAAAGGACTTGCTGTGGTTTCCGAAGAGGCAAAAGCCAGAGGCATCAAAACAGAATCTAACGGTCTGTTCGTATGTCAGGCACTCTTTGCAACAATTACCAACGCAAACTTTGACAACGACAGAATAATAGAGCTTATCGGCGATGCAATGGCCAGAAGAGACGCTTTGAAAGCGGAGCTGAGCATTGCCGGAGGAATAGACTGTGTTACATGGAAAGGCAGTGTTGCAGACTATCCTGCAAAAGCGGCCTCTGTGGGCGTTCTGTCTCAGGCCAACGAAGATGTCAGATCCCTTCGTGAGCTTCTGATATACGGTCTCAAAGGTATGGCGGCATACACGGAACATGCGGCCATGCTCGGTTTCCAGAAGCAGGAGATCTATGACTTTATGTCTGCGGCTCTGGCCTCCACAACTAAAGACCTCTCTGTGGACGAAATGGTCGGAATGGTGATGAAGTGCGGCGAGGTCGCCGTTACCGCAATGGCTCTTCTGGACGAGGCGAACACCTCAACTTACGGCAATCCTGAAATAACTCAGGTTAACATCGGCGTAAGACAGAATCCCGGAATCCTCATCTCCGGTCACGACCTGAAAGATATGGAAGAACTTCTCAAACAGACAGAGGGAACAGGGGTCGACGTTTATACCCACAGCGAAATGCTCCCAGCAAACTACTATCCCGCATTCAAGAAATATAAGCATTTCGTAGGAAACTACGGAAACGCATGGTGGGAGCAGGCAAAAGAGTTCGAATCGTTCAACGGTGCGATCCTTATGACAACAAACTGCATCACACCCGTTAAAGATTCATACAAAGACAGATTTTTCACAACAGGAATGGCCGGCTGGCCGGGATGCACCCATATCGGCGACAGACCCGAAGGCGGCGCAAAGGACTTCTCAGCCGTAATTGTGAAAGCTAAGACCTGCAAACCCCCTGTTGAAATCGAGACAGGATCGATAGTCGGCGGATTCGCACACGCACAGGTCATGGCTCTTGCGGACAAGGTCGTGGACGCTGTTAAGAGCGGAGCCGTTAAACGCTTCGTGGTCATGGCCGGATGTGACGGCCGCCACAAAACAAGGGAATATTTCTCTCAGGTGGCGGAAGCTCTGCCCAAGGACATGATAATCCTTACAGCCGGATGCGCAAAATACCGCTATAACAAGCTCCCCCTCGGCGACATCGGCGGAATCCCCCGTGTTCTGGATGCCGGACAGTGCAACGACTCATATTCGCTGGCGTTCATCGCCCTTAAACTTAAAGAGGTTTTCGGGCTGAAAGACATCAACGAACTCCCCATATCCTACGACATCGCATGGTATGAGCAGAAGGCCGTTGTGGTTCTGCTGGCTCTGCTCTTCCTCGGGGTGAAGGGCATCAGGCTCGGACCGACCCTTCCCGGATTCCTCTCCCCCAACGTTGCGAAAGTGCTGGTGGAGAACTTTAACATCAGGCCCATCGGCTCCGTTGCCGATGATGTTGCGGCCATCACCGCAGGCAGATAA
- a CDS encoding CBS domain-containing protein, whose protein sequence is MLSDKSKKFTLIEISDEDVFEAMRSIQGYIDITPADFREVYKAAYGLAKMRFMQTLTAADIMTEGVHVLGENTSLYEAALFLAEKGITGAPVTDAQGKLSGVISEKDFMSCMGAEKRDSFMLIVARQLRDGKNLAENLNGRTVGDIMTAPAITISADTPVSRISSIMGEKNINRLPVLDSSGSLAGIVTRSDLISSFNMLGDGDA, encoded by the coding sequence GTGCTTTCTGATAAATCAAAGAAATTCACTCTGATAGAAATATCCGACGAAGATGTTTTCGAGGCCATGAGATCCATTCAGGGATACATCGACATTACCCCCGCAGACTTTCGTGAAGTATACAAAGCGGCATACGGACTGGCAAAAATGAGATTCATGCAGACACTCACCGCAGCGGACATAATGACCGAAGGAGTGCACGTTCTGGGTGAGAACACGTCCCTTTATGAAGCCGCCCTGTTTCTGGCTGAAAAGGGCATAACCGGGGCTCCTGTGACGGATGCGCAGGGGAAACTCAGCGGAGTGATATCCGAAAAGGATTTCATGAGCTGTATGGGAGCGGAAAAAAGGGATTCCTTCATGCTTATTGTGGCACGTCAGCTCAGAGACGGAAAAAACCTTGCCGAAAACCTGAACGGACGAACCGTAGGCGACATAATGACCGCTCCGGCCATAACAATATCCGCAGACACACCCGTCAGCCGGATATCATCAATCATGGGTGAGAAGAACATCAACAGGCTTCCTGTTCTGGATTCTTCAGGCAGTCTGGCGGGCATAGTCACCCGATCCGACCTCATAAGTTCTTTCAACATGCTTGGTGACGGCGATGCGTAA
- a CDS encoding HPP family protein, translated as MRNFFGKMKGRTQSPPRVDMSEVIWSWTGSFIGISAVGLIHFSLLDQTSLIMIIGSFGASAVLVYGVTRSPLSQPRNLIGGHIISAATGVTAYLIAGKIPWLAAALAVSSAIAIMHITKTLHPPGGATALIAVIGGDSIHNLGYLYVLMPAGLGALTLLVIALLVNNLAPKRRYPEFWL; from the coding sequence ATGCGTAACTTTTTCGGCAAAATGAAAGGCCGCACCCAAAGCCCCCCCAGAGTGGACATGTCGGAGGTTATCTGGTCATGGACAGGCAGTTTCATAGGCATATCCGCCGTGGGACTCATCCATTTCAGCCTGCTGGATCAGACCTCGCTCATTATGATAATCGGGTCATTCGGCGCATCGGCGGTTCTGGTTTACGGTGTCACCCGAAGCCCGCTCTCACAGCCGAGAAATCTCATCGGCGGACACATAATCTCGGCGGCAACAGGTGTCACCGCATATCTCATAGCAGGAAAAATTCCGTGGCTGGCGGCGGCACTGGCCGTTTCAAGCGCCATCGCCATAATGCATATCACAAAAACCCTCCACCCGCCCGGCGGAGCAACCGCTCTCATTGCCGTCATAGGCGGAGATTCAATTCACAACCTCGGCTATCTCTACGTTCTCATGCCCGCAGGACTGGGAGCACTGACCCTGCTTGTAATAGCCCTGCTGGTTAACAATCTGGCTCCCAAAAGGCGATACCCTGAATTCTGGCTGTAA
- a CDS encoding AGE family epimerase/isomerase, translating into MKADFTFSDMIAGYVESFDFKTDIFVLKTSDGRDFQVKLTPTVYAEMSRNLGEGYLDCTGTLRDMLENGRFLFVYGIFFPEEGKPFEAKHIVFVGRTRSEFRFEKQDWWIKQVEQLADFYINAQFGDGEIDYRNYRTHLSLGGSKEGDFRQETDTISRLVYGFASAYLITGNEKYLEAAEKGTEYLRSHFRALESSEDMCYWYHAIDVKGSREKKILASEFGDDYDAIPAYEQIYALAGPVQTFRATGDKRIAEDARLTINLFEKYFKDTELGGYFSHIDPITFDPRADSLTHDRARKNWNSVGDHAPAYLINLYLATGQKKYGDMLKYCADTIIERFPDYENSAFVQEKFHEDWSKDQTWGWQQNRAVVGHNLKIAWNLMRIISETGDEKYRLMAERIATLMPEHGMDKQRCGWYDVVERELAQGEKFHRFAWHDRKAWWQQEQGILAYLILYGILGKPEYLKYARESSSFYNAWFLDHDSGGVYFNVLANGLPYLLGTEREKGSHSMSGYHSFELCYLAAVYTNLLITKEPMDFYFKPYPNNLPDNILRVSPDILPKGSVSIASVEIDGKPYSEFDAENLTVRLPESADRVRVKVRLVPTGFSVHFTCYGEMAGNIGKIYMSGEFDSRGLGAFRKACEDISGAEKVVIVMSGLTYISPEGVRAITFERQKLDLDEPFYIAGAKGQPLEEIGSEELEEECEVINSPDDIK; encoded by the coding sequence ATGAAAGCTGATTTTACTTTTTCGGACATGATAGCAGGCTACGTGGAGTCTTTCGATTTCAAAACCGATATTTTCGTTCTTAAAACATCCGACGGCAGGGATTTTCAGGTGAAACTCACCCCCACCGTTTATGCGGAGATGTCCAGAAACCTCGGCGAGGGGTATCTCGACTGCACAGGAACTTTGAGAGATATGCTGGAAAACGGACGGTTTCTGTTCGTCTACGGCATCTTTTTTCCGGAAGAAGGAAAACCTTTCGAGGCAAAACACATTGTTTTCGTCGGCAGAACCAGATCCGAGTTCCGTTTCGAAAAGCAGGACTGGTGGATAAAGCAGGTTGAACAGCTTGCGGATTTTTATATCAACGCCCAGTTCGGCGACGGCGAGATAGACTATAGAAACTACAGAACCCATCTCTCTCTCGGCGGTTCCAAAGAGGGGGATTTCCGTCAGGAAACCGACACGATCTCCAGACTTGTATATGGATTTGCTTCGGCATATCTGATCACGGGCAACGAAAAATATCTTGAAGCGGCGGAAAAGGGAACCGAATATCTCCGAAGTCATTTCAGAGCTCTGGAATCATCGGAGGACATGTGCTACTGGTACCACGCCATAGACGTTAAAGGCAGCAGAGAGAAAAAAATTCTGGCTTCGGAGTTCGGCGACGATTATGACGCAATTCCCGCCTACGAGCAGATATATGCTCTGGCAGGTCCCGTCCAGACATTCAGGGCGACAGGTGACAAGCGTATCGCCGAAGACGCAAGGCTCACCATCAACCTGTTTGAAAAATATTTCAAAGATACGGAACTCGGCGGCTATTTCTCCCATATCGACCCCATAACTTTCGATCCCCGTGCGGATTCTCTCACACATGACAGAGCCAGAAAAAACTGGAACTCCGTGGGCGACCATGCTCCGGCGTATCTCATCAACCTTTATCTTGCAACAGGCCAGAAAAAATACGGCGACATGCTGAAATACTGTGCCGATACCATAATAGAAAGGTTCCCCGACTATGAAAATTCCGCCTTCGTTCAGGAAAAGTTCCACGAGGACTGGAGCAAAGACCAGACATGGGGATGGCAGCAGAACAGAGCGGTTGTGGGGCACAATCTTAAGATAGCATGGAACCTTATGCGTATAATCTCCGAAACCGGAGACGAAAAGTACAGGCTGATGGCGGAACGGATAGCCACTCTGATGCCGGAACACGGAATGGATAAGCAGAGATGCGGCTGGTACGACGTGGTTGAGCGCGAACTGGCGCAGGGAGAAAAATTTCACCGTTTCGCATGGCATGACAGAAAGGCATGGTGGCAGCAGGAGCAGGGGATTCTGGCATACCTGATTCTTTACGGAATTCTGGGCAAACCCGAATATCTGAAATATGCACGGGAATCATCATCTTTCTATAACGCATGGTTCCTCGACCATGATTCCGGCGGTGTATATTTCAACGTTCTTGCAAACGGTCTGCCATATCTTCTGGGAACGGAGCGTGAGAAAGGCAGCCACTCCATGAGCGGATATCACTCGTTCGAACTCTGCTATCTGGCGGCGGTTTATACAAATCTGCTGATAACCAAGGAACCTATGGATTTTTATTTCAAACCATATCCGAACAACCTGCCCGACAATATTCTGCGTGTTTCGCCGGATATTCTTCCAAAGGGCAGCGTTTCGATAGCTTCTGTTGAGATAGACGGAAAACCCTATTCGGAGTTTGATGCTGAGAATCTCACGGTTCGGCTGCCCGAATCGGCGGACAGGGTGAGGGTCAAGGTGCGGCTGGTGCCCACGGGCTTTTCAGTTCATTTCACTTGCTACGGCGAAATGGCGGGAAATATCGGGAAGATATATATGAGCGGCGAGTTCGACAGCAGAGGCCTCGGTGCATTCCGTAAGGCTTGTGAGGATATCAGCGGTGCGGAGAAGGTTGTTATAGTAATGTCGGGTCTGACGTATATTTCACCCGAAGGTGTCCGTGCCATAACTTTTGAGCGGCAGAAGCTCGACCTCGACGAACCATTTTATATAGCCGGGGCAAAGGGTCAGCCTCTTGAGGAGATCGGAAGCGAGGAGCTTGAAGAAGAATGCGAAGTGATAAACAGTCCCGACGACATAAAATAG
- the glgX gene encoding glycogen debranching protein GlgX, producing the protein MKYKVQRGCPHPLGARVCENGVNFSVFSQSATSVCLYLFNEHDDPEPFQIIELDPKKNRTFYFWHVFVEGLKEGMHYGYSVDGPRDTGLGHRFDHEKLLLDPYGFGSTDNLWVRGNACVKGSNLTTAMRNVIIDIENYDWEGDRPLNRPMNETIIYEMHVKGFTAGKGAKVRNPGTYKGIIEKIPYLKKLGITAVELLPVMQFDDKAVIGHSPDGKPLTNYWGYSTISFFSPHPGYCVSPEEGEHIKEFRDMVKALHKEGIEVIMDVVFNHTDEGNHKGPMINFKGFDNSVYYHLVESEKQFYMDYTGCGNTFKCNHPIPEKLIRECLEFWVEEMHVDGFRFDEGSILSRDENGKPLKFPPILWQIELSEALADTKLIAEAWDAAGLYQIGSFPGIRWAEWNGKYRDAVRRFVKGDAGVIGELANRMSGSSDLYSPSGRMPVNSVNFITCHDGFTLYDLTAYDSKHNHANGEDNRDGIDENLSWNCGAEGETDDEAVNSLRKRQIKNFLTILLISKGVPMITAGDEICRTQQGNNNAYCQDNEISWTDWTFAEKNADILEYVQKLIKMRKRFHALRSAEFFSDGKDKNGMPEVTWHGTELNRPNWDDEGSRVLAFTLSAMDGKTYLHVMMNMYWEPLRFGVPAIKGIKWGLLADTAQNSPDDFSDFKSMPSVEADSVTVQGRSIVILLSN; encoded by the coding sequence ATGAAATATAAGGTTCAAAGAGGCTGTCCCCATCCTCTCGGGGCGAGGGTTTGTGAAAACGGCGTCAACTTTTCCGTGTTTTCTCAGAGCGCCACATCTGTATGTCTGTATCTGTTCAATGAACATGACGACCCCGAACCGTTTCAGATAATCGAACTTGACCCTAAAAAGAACAGAACCTTCTATTTCTGGCACGTTTTTGTTGAAGGACTGAAAGAGGGGATGCACTACGGCTACAGCGTGGACGGTCCCAGAGATACAGGACTGGGGCACAGGTTCGACCATGAGAAACTTCTGCTGGATCCTTACGGATTCGGTTCAACGGACAATCTGTGGGTAAGGGGCAATGCGTGCGTCAAAGGCAGCAACCTGACCACGGCAATGCGCAATGTTATCATTGATATAGAAAATTATGACTGGGAGGGCGACAGACCCCTGAACCGTCCCATGAACGAGACAATAATATATGAAATGCACGTTAAGGGGTTTACGGCGGGAAAAGGTGCAAAGGTCAGAAATCCCGGGACTTACAAGGGGATTATCGAAAAGATACCTTATCTCAAAAAACTGGGGATAACCGCCGTTGAGCTTCTGCCTGTAATGCAGTTCGACGACAAGGCCGTCATCGGCCACTCACCCGACGGAAAACCTCTGACAAACTACTGGGGATACAGCACTATCAGCTTTTTTTCTCCCCACCCCGGCTACTGCGTTTCACCCGAAGAGGGCGAACACATAAAGGAGTTCAGGGATATGGTCAAGGCTCTGCACAAAGAGGGCATCGAGGTCATTATGGATGTGGTTTTTAACCACACTGACGAGGGCAACCACAAGGGGCCGATGATAAATTTCAAAGGGTTCGACAATAGTGTCTATTATCATCTGGTGGAGAGCGAAAAACAGTTCTACATGGACTATACCGGATGCGGAAACACATTTAAATGCAACCATCCTATCCCTGAAAAGCTGATAAGGGAGTGTCTGGAATTCTGGGTTGAAGAGATGCACGTGGACGGGTTCAGGTTCGACGAAGGTTCGATACTTTCCAGAGACGAGAACGGGAAACCTCTCAAATTCCCCCCGATTCTGTGGCAGATAGAGCTTTCGGAGGCTCTGGCGGACACAAAACTCATAGCCGAGGCCTGGGATGCGGCCGGACTTTATCAGATAGGCTCTTTCCCGGGTATAAGATGGGCGGAATGGAACGGAAAATACCGGGATGCGGTGCGCAGATTCGTTAAGGGCGATGCGGGGGTTATCGGAGAGCTGGCGAACAGAATGTCCGGCAGCAGCGACCTTTACAGCCCTTCGGGGCGTATGCCCGTCAACAGCGTGAATTTCATCACCTGTCACGACGGGTTCACCCTGTACGACCTTACGGCTTACGACTCTAAACACAACCATGCAAACGGAGAGGACAACAGGGACGGCATAGACGAAAACCTGAGCTGGAACTGCGGAGCAGAAGGCGAAACCGACGACGAGGCGGTCAACAGCCTGCGCAAAAGACAGATAAAGAATTTTCTGACAATACTGCTGATTTCAAAGGGTGTTCCAATGATAACGGCAGGGGACGAGATATGCCGCACCCAGCAGGGCAACAACAACGCATACTGTCAGGACAATGAAATCAGCTGGACAGACTGGACGTTTGCTGAAAAGAACGCCGACATTCTGGAATATGTGCAGAAACTGATAAAGATGCGGAAAAGGTTCCATGCCTTACGTTCGGCGGAGTTTTTCTCCGACGGAAAGGACAAGAACGGCATGCCGGAGGTTACATGGCACGGGACGGAGCTTAACAGACCGAACTGGGATGATGAAGGCTCAAGGGTGCTTGCTTTCACCCTCAGTGCCATGGACGGAAAAACCTATCTGCACGTGATGATGAATATGTACTGGGAACCTCTTCGGTTCGGGGTTCCGGCTATTAAAGGAATAAAATGGGGACTTCTGGCAGATACCGCACAAAATTCCCCCGACGATTTTTCGGATTTCAAAAGCATGCCTTCCGTTGAAGCTGATTCGGTCACGGTGCAAGGCAGAAGCATTGTCATACTCTTATCAAACTGA
- a CDS encoding DJ-1/PfpI family protein, whose product MKKVAILIETDFFEKEIFYYHFRFAEEGIEAHFMSRLWGQPKLTFYGHEFKAPFDCDRSFENMTDEELGSYSAVIVPAGYSADRLRYTEDITKLPPASLFMKRAFENKNIIKGIICHGLWLMSPVAEVLKGRKGVVHNNLLGDAKNYGLEYVDSDVFTDGDFVTARTGEHCGLFAHTIIGMIK is encoded by the coding sequence ATGAAGAAGGTTGCCATACTCATCGAGACGGATTTTTTCGAAAAGGAGATATTCTATTATCATTTCCGCTTCGCAGAAGAGGGGATAGAGGCGCATTTCATGTCCAGACTGTGGGGGCAGCCCAAACTGACCTTTTACGGACACGAGTTCAAAGCCCCGTTCGACTGTGACAGAAGTTTCGAAAATATGACGGACGAAGAGCTGGGATCTTACAGCGCAGTGATAGTCCCGGCGGGGTACTCAGCCGACAGGCTGAGATATACCGAGGACATCACCAAACTGCCGCCCGCATCTTTGTTTATGAAGCGTGCGTTTGAAAATAAGAATATTATCAAGGGGATAATCTGTCACGGCCTTTGGCTGATGTCGCCTGTGGCGGAAGTTCTTAAGGGGCGCAAAGGGGTTGTTCACAACAATCTTCTGGGTGATGCGAAAAACTACGGGCTTGAATACGTCGACAGCGACGTATTCACCGACGGCGACTTTGTGACAGCCAGAACAGGCGAACACTGCGGGCTTTTTGCCCATACCATAATCGGGATGATAAAATGA
- a CDS encoding ankyrin repeat domain-containing protein: MSLLKNDTKAVADKWFKALRERDGASAMEYLDKNVVWSNTKPIPGLSEIIPWLGEYHGVGEVHQTFMVWAKLSEVESFELLELFINGDEAIGLVHEKAKIIPTGLYYDIEFIHRLTVKDGKIVRWKSYWDTAFGIVAFRGDLNERLLGAVLSKDRHSARELLKFGADPNYVNPETKLTLLMTAAGIGEAEIASMLLRKGANPNTLDELAGASAMHKACQGGYLEIVKLLAEHGAFINTQAVSTGHTPLIEAIWFKYPEIVQYLLDNGAWLNIKTNYGFSLLDHLNYALNVSTRCKDKLYTIKDMVDKRIEDDRKRAESQKLMQAVIDNKCDEVKACIGSGADVNERAPILNGFNDGHTPLHVACRSGFYDIAKILIEAGADINAIEPTFGAVPLHKATYNGFADITQLLCSQAGINMDYQGPSNGYTPLHDALWHGFDKCAEVLVNSGCALKLRGHDGLTPYDLALEVFGDKHPLTVKIRERSGL, encoded by the coding sequence ATGAGCTTGTTAAAAAACGATACGAAAGCGGTTGCCGACAAATGGTTCAAAGCACTGCGTGAAAGGGACGGCGCTTCGGCCATGGAGTATCTGGACAAAAACGTCGTCTGGTCTAATACGAAACCCATTCCCGGGCTTTCCGAGATAATTCCGTGGCTGGGCGAATATCACGGCGTGGGCGAAGTTCACCAGACATTTATGGTGTGGGCGAAACTCTCCGAGGTGGAGAGCTTTGAGCTGCTGGAACTTTTTATAAACGGCGACGAGGCCATAGGGCTTGTCCATGAAAAGGCGAAGATAATCCCCACCGGACTGTACTACGACATAGAGTTCATCCACAGGCTCACGGTTAAAGACGGAAAAATAGTAAGATGGAAGTCTTACTGGGATACCGCTTTCGGTATAGTAGCTTTTCGTGGAGATCTGAACGAAAGGCTTCTGGGTGCTGTGCTTTCAAAGGACAGACATTCGGCGAGGGAGCTTCTGAAATTCGGCGCAGACCCTAATTATGTAAATCCCGAAACAAAGCTGACCCTGCTCATGACCGCCGCAGGAATAGGTGAAGCGGAGATAGCTTCAATGCTCCTAAGAAAGGGGGCGAATCCCAACACCCTTGACGAGCTTGCGGGAGCGTCCGCAATGCACAAGGCATGTCAGGGCGGTTATCTCGAAATCGTTAAGCTGCTTGCGGAACACGGCGCATTTATAAACACGCAGGCGGTTTCCACCGGGCATACTCCTCTTATAGAGGCGATATGGTTCAAATATCCTGAGATAGTTCAGTATCTTCTGGATAACGGAGCGTGGCTTAACATTAAGACCAATTACGGGTTCAGCCTCCTTGATCATCTTAACTACGCACTGAATGTTTCAACGAGGTGTAAGGATAAGCTGTATACCATCAAGGATATGGTTGACAAACGCATAGAAGACGACAGGAAAAGGGCGGAGAGCCAGAAACTGATGCAGGCTGTTATCGATAATAAATGTGACGAGGTGAAAGCATGTATCGGATCGGGGGCGGACGTGAACGAACGGGCTCCTATTCTGAACGGTTTCAACGACGGACACACCCCTCTGCACGTTGCATGCAGAAGCGGATTTTACGATATAGCGAAAATACTTATCGAAGCGGGAGCGGACATCAATGCGATAGAGCCGACCTTCGGCGCAGTACCTCTCCATAAGGCAACTTATAACGGATTTGCGGATATAACACAGCTTCTCTGCTCGCAGGCAGGAATAAACATGGACTATCAGGGGCCTTCCAACGGCTACACTCCTCTGCACGACGCTCTCTGGCACGGCTTTGACAAGTGTGCCGAGGTGCTGGTCAACAGCGGATGCGCTCTGAAGCTCAGGGGGCACGACGGGCTTACTCCCTATGACCTTGCGCTGGAGGTGTTCGGCGATAAACATCCTCTGACGGTTAAAATCAGGGAACGGAGCGGCTTATGA
- a CDS encoding muconolactone Delta-isomerase, giving the protein MLFFVQMKWNYQGRISQDQLWEMEAIEGNHGIAGIKTGKVQLFKVVSQHRVIAIVDVDSLEDLDRNSMGWLPMREYLEFEHVWALRDYEGFIEDVKNGFPQPR; this is encoded by the coding sequence ATGCTTTTTTTCGTACAGATGAAATGGAATTATCAGGGCAGGATCAGTCAGGATCAGCTCTGGGAGATGGAGGCGATAGAGGGCAACCACGGCATTGCGGGTATAAAAACAGGGAAGGTTCAGCTTTTTAAAGTTGTTTCCCAGCACAGGGTGATAGCCATTGTTGACGTGGATTCCCTTGAGGATCTGGACAGAAATTCCATGGGCTGGCTGCCCATGCGGGAATATCTGGAGTTTGAGCACGTCTGGGCACTGAGGGACTACGAAGGATTCATAGAAGATGTTAAAAACGGCTTTCCACAGCCGAGGTAA
- a CDS encoding EthD domain-containing protein yields the protein MIHQFIFASPKPGMTEEAFQDYWVNNHAVNYASKIPQIKKYIVDTRIKQENETGEPLFSGIAEIWIKPEEQIASLQTKEFLQGARLDEPNWAAFWKSLVVDTTEDYVFGDEEITETGYVKLVRLLKRKEGLKLGTYRSDLQKVYAPMNTYFDEIKRYMLCHAVDGAYAVGEARFDSVEVFSFLNTDDLNTFIESSEYVFDIMPCLAGLVETGYLFSMTVQENWIIKGRD from the coding sequence ATGATACATCAGTTTATATTTGCCTCGCCAAAACCGGGCATGACGGAAGAGGCCTTTCAGGATTACTGGGTGAACAATCATGCGGTTAACTATGCCTCGAAGATACCGCAGATCAAAAAGTACATCGTTGACACAAGGATAAAACAGGAAAACGAGACAGGCGAACCGCTTTTCAGCGGCATAGCGGAAATATGGATAAAGCCGGAGGAGCAGATAGCCTCGCTCCAGACCAAAGAATTTCTTCAGGGTGCAAGGCTGGACGAACCCAACTGGGCGGCGTTCTGGAAATCATTGGTGGTCGATACCACCGAAGATTATGTATTCGGCGATGAGGAGATAACGGAAACAGGATACGTTAAGCTGGTCAGACTGCTTAAACGTAAGGAAGGGCTGAAACTCGGCACATACAGAAGTGACCTTCAAAAGGTATACGCCCCCATGAACACATATTTTGACGAAATAAAAAGATACATGCTTTGCCATGCGGTGGACGGCGCATATGCGGTAGGCGAGGCGAGGTTCGATTCCGTCGAGGTTTTTTCGTTTCTGAATACCGACGACCTGAACACATTCATAGAATCAAGCGAATACGTTTTCGACATAATGCCCTGTCTGGCGGGACTGGTTGAAACCGGATATCTGTTTTCCATGACTGTTCAGGAAAACTGGATAATCAAAGGGAGGGACTGA